In Streptomyces sp. NBC_00483, a single window of DNA contains:
- a CDS encoding NUDIX domain-containing protein has protein sequence MSRIDYFRDPNAPKANSVVPSVTAIVRDDAGLLLLIHKTDNDLWALPGGGHDIGERVADTAVREVLEETGIDVEVDSIVGLYTDPEHVLAYDDGEVRQQFSICFRAHPVGGSLRTSSESKEVRWVDPADLDGLDIHPSMMLRIRHGLDDSRREPYIG, from the coding sequence ATGAGCCGTATCGACTACTTCCGCGACCCGAACGCCCCCAAGGCCAACTCTGTGGTTCCCTCGGTAACCGCGATCGTCCGCGACGACGCGGGGCTGTTGCTCCTCATCCACAAGACCGACAACGACCTGTGGGCACTGCCTGGAGGCGGCCACGACATCGGCGAACGCGTCGCCGACACAGCCGTTCGTGAGGTCTTGGAAGAGACCGGCATTGACGTTGAAGTAGACAGCATCGTCGGGCTCTACACAGACCCTGAGCACGTGCTTGCGTACGACGATGGGGAGGTCAGGCAGCAGTTCTCTATCTGCTTCCGAGCCCACCCCGTCGGCGGCTCTCTGCGTACGAGTAGCGAGTCGAAAGAGGTCCGCTGGGTTGACCCAGCGGACCTTGACGGACTGGATATCCACCCGTCGATGATGCTGCGCATCCGGCACGGTCTCGATGACTCGCGACGAGAGCCCTACATCGGTTGA
- a CDS encoding helix-turn-helix domain-containing protein produces MANERLRGAIVDLGLTLDEVAERLGIAPKTVERWINEPARKPYRRFQYATASLLKCEVSYLWPDERTSSEVTASGNAELVRLYPHRSVVMQTLWTNLYSTATRQFDVLVYSGFWLTEDATFHRIVKEKSADGVPIRFMLGDPTSPAVAVRGEDEGIGDTMAGKIRNALINYGPLFGLPGVEFRLHSTTLYNSIYRADNEMLANGHLYGVGAYMAPVLHLQRVPGGELFDAYAESVERVWESARPIASPADWEGTR; encoded by the coding sequence GTGGCCAACGAACGACTGCGCGGCGCGATCGTCGACTTGGGGCTGACGCTCGATGAGGTCGCCGAGAGGCTCGGGATCGCGCCCAAGACCGTTGAGCGCTGGATCAACGAACCCGCGCGCAAGCCATACCGTCGCTTCCAGTACGCGACGGCTTCGCTTCTAAAGTGCGAGGTGTCTTACCTGTGGCCGGATGAGCGCACATCGTCCGAGGTCACGGCATCAGGCAACGCGGAGTTGGTCAGGCTCTATCCGCACCGCTCCGTAGTGATGCAGACCCTTTGGACGAACCTCTACTCCACAGCGACCCGTCAGTTCGACGTGCTGGTGTACTCCGGGTTCTGGCTCACGGAAGATGCGACGTTCCACCGGATCGTGAAAGAGAAGTCGGCCGATGGGGTGCCCATCCGGTTCATGCTGGGAGATCCCACGTCGCCAGCCGTGGCGGTGCGCGGCGAGGACGAGGGGATCGGCGACACGATGGCGGGCAAGATCCGGAACGCCCTCATCAACTACGGACCGCTCTTCGGCCTCCCAGGAGTGGAGTTCCGGCTCCACAGCACGACCCTCTACAACTCGATCTACCGAGCCGATAACGAGATGCTGGCGAACGGGCACCTCTACGGTGTCGGCGCCTACATGGCTCCCGTGTTGCACCTGCAGCGCGTGCCCGGCGGGGAACTCTTTGATGCCTACGCTGAGAGCGTGGAGAGGGTGTGGGAGTCGGCCCGTCCGATCGCTTCACCCGCTGACTGGGAAGGCACACGCTGA
- a CDS encoding DUF6284 family protein, translating to MEHIVTVQDAVTAFAPFMEPTDAELDAIEAEMPAIRAEMELLDAQIVTIDRTPTEVDERRIRRARRRVLAAHRDQLNRITEQAGGAA from the coding sequence ATGGAACACATCGTCACTGTTCAGGACGCTGTTACCGCATTCGCTCCGTTCATGGAGCCCACGGACGCTGAGCTGGACGCCATCGAAGCCGAGATGCCCGCCATCCGCGCAGAGATGGAGCTGCTCGACGCGCAGATCGTCACTATCGACCGCACGCCGACCGAGGTCGACGAGCGGCGCATCCGTCGGGCTCGCCGGCGCGTGCTCGCCGCGCACCGCGACCAGCTCAACCGCATCACCGAGCAGGCGGGCGGTGCCGCATGA
- a CDS encoding Pycsar system effector family protein, which yields MSAVVRDLSAAHAEVKAEITRTDSKASLLLAFIGAALAGVWSASKDLTLTVYTLAPGLAGVAVLLGAAALLLSSVRPNLSGRHGFPLWATLTPEQIRDAVATDIATDIAGLSRIAVTKFTALRRAIDLTRIGGALLIVATVVTLGGAA from the coding sequence ATGAGCGCCGTCGTACGGGACCTGTCCGCCGCCCACGCTGAGGTGAAGGCGGAGATCACGCGGACCGACAGCAAGGCCAGTCTCCTACTCGCCTTCATCGGTGCTGCGCTGGCCGGCGTATGGAGCGCGAGCAAGGATCTGACGCTCACCGTCTACACGCTCGCCCCCGGCCTGGCCGGTGTCGCGGTGCTGCTGGGCGCCGCCGCGCTGCTGCTGTCCTCGGTGCGACCGAACCTGTCCGGTCGGCACGGCTTTCCGCTGTGGGCCACGCTCACGCCGGAGCAGATCCGGGACGCGGTGGCCACCGACATCGCCACCGACATCGCGGGACTGTCGCGCATCGCCGTCACCAAGTTCACCGCGCTGCGGCGCGCGATCGACCTGACCCGTATCGGCGGGGCGCTGCTCATCGTCGCCACCGTCGTGACGCTCGGGGGTGCGGCATGA